The Silene latifolia isolate original U9 population chromosome 4, ASM4854445v1, whole genome shotgun sequence region aaaaccccccttatctctctacaatatactttgccaagttaacatacaactcatctctttaagtttactgacttgagcgtcggagtgagtacgctcggtaacaagccgagccctcagtttgttcatcttaaacaggaaagagtgaaaggaagggACAAgtcaaagacatcattcaacaagcttacgtggtcataatcctgctccggaattacacccggaacaattggcgccgtctgtgggaatagatactaaaagctagtcatcTCCcttacaaaacaaaacaaaaccattcaaagagctaagaagatgtcaaaacaacaagaaataattgtAAGTGGcgaaactgcattctaccaggatgacgcgttccctaattctgagatcgggcagtcccccaccggccgagtcattgagccggtgaagtacgggatgccaagagagccagaaacaccgctgccgaccggccaagtcactgtcatgggacatgtgttcgatgcggccaaattgaagctattcctggacttgatgggtggtacgccggttACTCCTGTCACGGCGATAGGGGCGGCAGCgcctccacaggtgaccagggcccacaaagtgactccgaacaacttgaccggagtaatacaaagagctgggcatgctaggacgcctgcggagcccgtggtgccagtggcagaccaaagtccttcccccactcgcgggaggacagcgtcgccgtgGCAACAACGAGGCTCGCCCCGaagaaatgaaagaagtccgactctccaaagtcggacaacaagaagcccttcccgccagatggagggaagccggactaaggttgcgaggagccgatcgccgcgtgtcattcgacacgtggtcagatagcccctcaatgcctatgtcctcgaagtctcggtgccgaccaaactgaagctgccgcccctatcatacaaaggggatagcgacccaaccgaccatgccgaggctttcgagtcatacatgtcggtatgggagcaacccgatgaggtgtggtgccaagtcttcccaacgaccctccacggcatggctcagagttggtacaaggggctacctaatggctcggtatactgctatgccgacctgagagacaacttcatagcctagtacgcctgcaacaagagaagggccgtggaaacctcggatctcctaactattcgacagggggaggacgagtccctccgaagctatgtgaagaggttcgacgctaaggttcagcagattcgtgagctgaacaccgaactgacggccttcgcactgatgaaaggtctgccgaaaggcgagttcaaaaatgagctcatcaagtgcgaggacctcaacctagactccgccagaaagatggccgaccgagccgtaaaggtggaggactatcacaagacctgggtaggccacagcgaagctgggcacccagagaggaggagccgtcgggacaacgtagatgaaggacgccatgacatgaataggtcacggcctgaaagatttaataggaaacagaactcggcgggcgccggggggagttcgggaccatacacccagaagcggtacagcggtctcacccgcctggtcaaatcaccagccgaggtctttgccctaagcaagaatgaagggcagaaatgggcaaggccccccaaggcgaggggggacggcgacACTAGCCAGTTTTGCGATTACCACGCCaagccggccataagaccgacaaccggcatcgaggaacgccatcgaggagctaatccgaaagggggccctcagcaaatatgtagctggaggcccagaaacaagctccgacggggagaatagaaaatcagtattccagcgaatgggagtgatccaggttgtcatcggggggaacgagaacggtgggtcagctaatgggcacaaacggcatttgaatgagctataccaagccatcaactttgtgcccaaaacagcgatccccgcatccacaatccccgatataaccattaggaagaaggactacgagggagtcgtcgctccgcacagcgacccgcttgtagtccacctagacatatccaaccacttggtcaaaaggtgcctgattgacacaggcgcctacacaaacatcatgttcagggagtgctttctcaatctcggtctgaagattgaagacctgagcccctgcaccagcccgctatacagcttctccgaggccggcctggtacccctggggtcaatcagactgccggtgatgtttggccaagccgatgcggccaagaatgttttatctgagttcgtggtcattgatggttcgtctgcctacaatgttctcataggccgagtcactttgagcgaggccgatgcagtgatgtccatccgggccctgacattgatgtatgtctcggaccggggggaagcgcaaaaactcgtctcaaaggacgaaagagacgaaatagtcaatgtccaagtatctgccatagggtgcaacatgcaatccctcaaagtggcgaaaaaatcagagaaagggaagagcccatccttacagcaggagggtgatccgatgcacaccaacgtcggcatggtcgaaggagccgagaccgaggaagtggaaattgacccagagcgcaccgtaactatcggtgccgacctggagccaaaattcagagctgatctcctagacctgctgaggaagaacaaagatgtcttcgcatactcagcagccgagatgccaggcgtgagccgggaggtgatcgttcacaagttgaacgtactctccaccgctcgccctgtcaagcagaagatgaggaactcctcggccgagaaggatgaggccatcaaagctgaggtagataaactattagaagcgggctttatcatgccttgtacttaccctgagtggctagcaaatgttgtaatggtgaggaagtcatcaggggcgtggaggatgtgtgttgattttaccaatattaataaagcgtgccctaaagattgctatcccttgcctcgaatagatagtttaattgacgccacggcaggctacactatgctgagcctgctagacgccttctcagggtaccatctGGTATTCATGGCcaaggaagacatgcctaagtgcgcattcatcaccatacacggcacatacatgtataaaatgatgtcgttcggtttaaaaaacgctggcgcaacttacactaggctggtggacaaagtgtttcaagatcaataagggcgaaacatcgaggcttacgtcgacgatgctattgtaaaaagcaagtctgacagcgagcacttggccgacttgagcgagacattttgttcactaaggaaatatagaatgaagcttaacccaaagaaatgcaacttcggtgtccgggccggtaagttcctcggcgtgcttgtcagcgccaggggaattgatgccaatccagagaaagtccaagcaatactagacctgccggagccgagaaatcgaaaagaggttatgatactgaccgagaggatggcggctctcgcccgcttcatctctcggtcggccgacaagagcaccccgttctttaaagtgctaaaggggaataaagactttagctggggggaggaacagagcacggctttcaagcagctgaaagcccaccttctaaCTCTGCCGACCCTatccaggccgacgctgggggagacgctatatctgtacttagcagttacctcggccacggtcagtgccgtgatcgtcatggaagaaaataagcagcaatGCCCAATTTagtttatcagccatacactgctggccgccgaaagaaattacccactgattgaaaaagcggccttcgccgtcgtcgttgccgcaaggaagttaaaaccctactttgacgcacatcccatgacggtcttaaccgaccagccattggagaaagccttagaaaaattcgaaaaatccggcagacttatcaaatgggcggtggagctctccggctttggcattcagtacaagccgaggccttcgataaaggggcaagcgctgcGGAGActtctggccgagtgcacatatcaagaagaatcacatcccggtgtgtgggaagtgtataccgacgggtcctccacggcgaacagctcagagAGCGCagcatccttatcaccagccctaacggggacgagtttgagtacgccttgaagtttaccttctcggcctcaaacaacgaatccgaatatgaggcggtgataactggagtcgagttagctagagctgccggggcagAGCATATTGTGTTaaagacagattcactcttagtgactaatcaaatcagaggagagtatgaggctcgagacgacgggatggtgaggtacctggaaagggtaaaagccgacaccgcaaaattgaaatctttccaaatacaaagtcgtccccagtgtccgagaacaaccgagccgacgctctctcaaaacttgctagttcaagcatcaagaatgtcgtcgaaccgtctttggtggatatcgaaatgctaaaagcatcaccgagaccgtcggcatggtgggcgacatcgaagccgagacgacgtggatgactccgataattaaatacaaactgacaaaagagttaccggaggaccatGGTCTCTCTCtcgaagataagaaggatcgccgcaaggtacttggtgttcgaaggagagttatacagaaggtccgtgataagaccactcttgaaatgtgtcggcccagccgacgcggagcttatactgacagagattcacgaaggcatctgtggacaccacatgggggcgagaacgttagcccacaaagctctccgagccggctacttctggccgaccatgctgaaagattccaaaacaaagaccaagaaatgcaagaattgtcagatgcatgctccggtaatacatgcaccttcccgagacctgcaaccggtacttagtcccctaccatttgcacaatgggggatggatttactaggaccatttccgacggcctccggaggaaggaagtacctgatcgtcgccgttgactacttcaccaaatgggtcgaggctgtcgcggtacctgccaagaccacggcggccgtaagaaaggtgatttgggagaacatcataactcgttttgggttaccccaagtcatggtatttgaccacggccgagagttttggagtgacatggtgatgaactggctggaagagctcggtatcaaattcgcatactcctccgtctgccaccctcagagcaacgggcaggcagaggcagctaataaaacaatattggacgggttgaaaaagaaggttgaagatctaaagggaagatgggctgatgaactaccggcGCCCccgtggtcacttcgaaccacggaaaaagaagcaacaggtgatccattccacctagtctatgggtccgaggccgtccccgctaattgaagcagcggtgccgacatttagaacgcaaacctttgacccaatcgaaaatgaggaaggcctgagagcctccctagacctggtcgaagaaagtcgagatacggcacggctcaacttggtagtatatcaaaaccgaatgagaagagcatacaaccgtagggtccacaaaagggacttaagagtaggagatctagtcctaagaaagtcggctgcaacaaacaaaggaaatatctatggtaaaatgacggccaactgggaaggaccctacaaagtggttgaagaaatgaggccgggacGACTCGGCCGACAGACATGGGGGAGTGCCTCCGATGAGCCACCGGAACACGGACAACCTTagaaaatacttcatatagcggcggaggtgtccgagaccgttgtgggcaccccaacgcgtgattatatctaatgaagagtgatccaagttttccatcaaaatgaagagtcccctccgtagtcgtaccaaggtagacgccacgCCAAAGCCGGCGATCACCGCAATGGCGATTGATactgcgaaagcgaccaacatgcttagtagacgccaccGGCAAATCACTACAAATgcattgatactcgcgaaagcgaccaacatgcttaagaacgtatgagTACAGATTGAGAACGCATTGATcgccggccaatccgggagtggcagaggaagcgatcaatatgtctatagatatgaacgctgtcgagccgtaacctcgattgcctcggccaaagacaggagtgacggggaacaacgaccgatacgctaacatgttcacaacggcagttgggaagcgcaaatctgaccgcctcggctaagaccgggagtggaggaggaagcgaccgacatgccaacatgtttaaaaacgtttaagtacagttgagatacgcaatctaactgcctcggccaggccgaaggtaaaaacgaaaaagcgctcaatatgttaaaaacgtaagaagacaactcaatggagaatgagatcaaagcctcggccaagccggaggcaaataaacaaactttattgaaaaatgtttacaaggcaaaacaaagtcgacggccgtccccatagggaaagcctaaacacaacctaccaaagtttatcaaaaaaaaaaaaaaagagaaggtacaacaaaaggttacaaacataagacttgaagcgccaaaaggatggcagggaggaaaggctcaatagttggccccgaacatTTGAAGGCCGTCGGAAAGGGCCGGGTGAatttggtgacgaccgcccgtctccctatgcttctTTGCCGCCACCCGGAAGAAAGAGGGGCAAAGATCACCAACGGTGGGCGGTCCAGAGGAAAGCTTGGtagcttcacttgcctttgccctctcagcctcctctctggcctccttcaccttagcatcccgggccgccttctccgcagcctcctaagcggccttcgccgccttcgcctcatccgcggccttggcctccgcagcagtggccttctcatccagaagccggtcaaaatcttgccacgggaaggagccttcagaacgagctctttaattgcatccctggtagcatcttcactTGGTCCCGATCGGGCACACATGTCGGGGATGATGACGGTCTttgcgtctcaatgtccttctcctccgAGCAAGGACGGCCTTGGTGTTCCTATGCTCCTTCGCCTCACCGAATGCGAGTCTTCCATCTCTCCTTCGCTCAACCACGgccttatagccgccctcaaatttgtctTTGTCCTCCGCAGCCTTAGCGGCGTCGGCCTCCAtgagcctcaaccttggctctctcggctaggaccgccttttcggcgtcctcctaAGCTTTCGCTCGGCGAGGAGGTCCTTCATGGCGGCCGGAAGTCCTCCCtcgacctctcggcctccttcttagcaaagCGGCAAGCTTGAGCCTAAGTCGTTCAAGCGCAGGGCAGCtcgagccatgaccttttcttgctccataatatgagcgccggctagttcagcccacttcaccaacctcttggacaaccttatgccttccgccgTAAGTCGAGCGGGGAAACCTTcgggatgaggagtcgacggtgacatttctatcgccCGTCTCCGCACAAAGTTGCTTCTCCAATTGTCGTTCGGTGAGAGAACGATACCGGCGGCGACGGGCGATCTACAAAaatccagacaaagcatccatgtcaacattcatcgacatatcagaaagcctgtcatcagggacGCCTagggaacctgctaaatccgagccatgggttagatccgtaccggtcctagccttcttgggcagagggccggctgaccccttcTCTTTCCCCCGCCTCAATAAGCAGCAGCAGAGGCGCCttttccttcctcttatttgaaggaggaggaccctccacaacggtgacctcctctttaacatcgacgaccacctgctccttttggactacggggattgaagattgagctagagttgacgccgttgccgccgtagacgttgtttttggtctccggcgcggcacgttaccgccaatttCCGCTCgagccgccgccacatccattgccttcatcgcCTGCTCTATAAGCTCGTGCGGGGCGTGTCatgcgatcacgtggcgcggccttaggatgcggctcaacaactctcccgccCGGTCGAGTCCCAACCTTTTTAGGATAGAGATGGAAAGATCCCGCCGAATCGATCcgcaagaaacaaagcaagagttaagtaaaagaagTAAACGGGGCAAAACGAAGCATAAAAAGCAAAATAGGGCCTCACACCAACCCCACTCACCCGGCCGAGGGCGCagatgaggccgacgtggcaaagcggctcatcttgaaggacgatctgcgtcgggggcatccatcccttcggcgtgccatccttctcagcctcgaacaGGCTCATTGCCCGCTCTTCGTCCTCCTGAAGATAGACCTtgttggcgtccatcttaagctaattccgggagacatatctatcatgctccccctgactctcacaccgcaagttgacGCGGCTCGGGAAGGACCGGCGGTGGATAGTCCTCCCAAGcacctcaacatatacccaccgccccttccggtCCTTGCAAGAGGTCAGCTTAGAGACGGTccacgtaacccggctccgtctcgcacgctgtaccaccccgtgccacctagggtAGTCTCGTCAAGATGATGAAGCCGCGGAACGGGGGTTAACCGTtagggcctcccccttaaagagacaaagccacacgaagccaataatagtcctaatggccaacggatgcagttgtgccacggcgacgttcatggctttgattatggcggcgacgtgttcattaagaggaaatcggagccAATACTTCGGATGTCCGATATACACGCCGTCtgaccttcgggagggcaacagatcgCCCGATCACCCTCGGGGACAACAATTCTATACCcccgccgaaggagtaatggtcttcaaaaagatcggggaccggaacaactagcgaacttattcgtccaaacacgatcaggattgatcgagcaggcttcgccgtgccacgaATAACGCGGCCTCCGAGCCTCGGATTGGgtctcttcatcatcatcatcatcgaaaccctccaaaaatttctcctcaatttcaggagaaggcgacttgggaccccaaaccctatcggggtgacaaccagtggctcctgttcatcagaCGCGACAGTTCGCCGCCCCCGCCGCAGAGGTACTTGGgttgagcatcagcagaagacatggtgacaacaattatttaaacaagtaaaaagttgggaaaaatttgtttgtttaccttggaagaaagtgttacgccgagtaacgctttgaagactagagagaaatttcttcgTAAAAGctaagagagaggaaattttttgagaaaatgaagtttgatggccaaaatgaggggataactgctctatttatagagaaaaacccattcagtggaccaatcagagcaaagcccatgaaacgtccaccaatcaatgccaagccacgtgtcaagcatgcagccacgaaatgtcaatcgacatacagttaccaatcttcttcgacacgctccttggtatctacttacCACCGGCCAGCTGATCatccaagcttggcagcaccggccgggggcaatcaaaagcaaacggcactctcaaccttggtctcggccagtgccattttcttttccacatcggatgtccattacacaaccatgtggaggagggatatggtacggcctgaacagaaccaagccgaggaagaagaagccagGAAAGAAGTTCAACTTGctcagaatacgctcaacactcatcgaaggtccataccacggcatagactacgctgggggcaaattgatggggcatattctgcacccgctgaccgagtcaacatattgagcaaggtcaaagccaaaagacagcaagtcaacgtattagacgaGCCTAACCACGCGCACTGTCGGCTACTGTcgcttgggtctcggctaggcaactagccagccgggaggcatatccgcgtactcacatccagtcccctcggcatggagtcaaccaggccagccggcctgccatgggtccctcggccgagggtagaacagtctttccacctgctagtcacttggccactacgtgacaaaaggtgaaagtctataaatactcctcaattctCATTGAGAGAACGATCCGAAAACTATCCAAAAACTCACtaattaatctggtataaaactcccttatctctctacaatatactttgccaagttaacatacaactcatctctttaagtttactgacttgagcgtcggagtgagtacgctcggtaacAAGCCGAgacctcagtttgttcatcttaaacaggaaagagtgaaaggaagagacaagtcaaagacatcattcaacaagcttacgtggtcataatcctgctccggaattacacccggaacactttcCTTATTATCAGTCAACTGATCCAGCAACATAAACattattattcttataaattattccaTCCATCACTTTATATCTTTCCAACAATATTAGAACTAGATACCTACACTACTAAATCTTcaggccggatcctttcaggagaATTCAGGCTAAAACAGTTTTGAAATTCATTATAGGACTCTTGTTGTTGAAGGCTGCAGTACCACCTTCCGGATGAGCAGCCTGTTGTTTTTGATAATGATAATTTCATTGACGACGTTGTAGATAAATCATCGATGGGAGTATCACAGTTTTTGAATTGGATGGGCTGTAACAGTTCTGAACAATGGGATATGCAGGTTGCAAAAGAATTGTTATATTGTAAATTCCCAACTAAATTTGTTTGGAAGAAGAAGGAGCGGCAATGGAGTCTTAGAAAAAAAGGGTTTACGATTGGTAGGTTGGTTCACGTCCCACCGAACTGCGGAGAGCCGTATTTTATGAGAATCGTGTTGAATCACGTTAAGGGTCCCAAGTGTTTTGAGGACATCAAGACCGTCGACGAAGTTGTCTGTCCGACATTTAGAGAAGCGTGTTATAAATTAGGCTTAATTGGTGATGACAGAGAGTATTTTGATGCGATAAAACAAGCTGCAGATTGGGGGTCTGGATTCTACCTTCGGAACCTTTTTTCGACTTATTACAGTCTGGTACTTTGTCTATGTCGACCACAGTTTGGGAAGAAACCTGGCAGCTTCTTTCCGACGATATCCTTTATAGGTAACGCAAACTTCTTAAAAATCCAGGTTTGTCTTTTATATCACTCTACATTTATGGCTCCCTTGATTAGAAAAGTTTTTAATAAcgggtcatttgtttactttttcacTCTATGTCTCATTATATTTATACTTCTGCAACATCTATTTATCGATCAACAATATATGCAACTTTTTTCCCTATATCAGCCTTACAACTGACTGATGAATAGTTGAAAAATTATGCTCTTATGGATATTGAAAGTTCTCTTCAATTAAATGGGGGTAACCTAACTAGATTTCAAGGTATGCCTCTTTCAGATTTTTCACCAACGAAACACGTTAGTAATGGATGCATTGTCGTACGACAAACAGTCACTGAGGGAATAAAATGAGCGTCAGCTATCTTCAATGACTGATGAACAAAGGTCGGTGTACAATGAAATAATAGACGCTGTTTAAAGTAATAGAGGAGGGGTGTTCTTTATTTATGGATATGGCGGAACTGGGAAGACATTCATTGGCGTTCTTTGTGTGCTGGCATAAGAAGTAAGGGAGAAATTGTTGTAGCAGTTGCATCAAGCGGAATTGCAGCAACCTTGATACCTGGTGGTGTAACAGCTCATTCGAGATTAAGCATTCCGCTCAACGTGAATGAGGACTCTACTTGCTCTCGAATTAAGCCTGGTGGTGATTTAACTGAACTTTTGATAAGGGCCAAACTCATAATATGGGATGATGCACCTATGACTCACAAACATAGCTTCGAGGCTGTTGATAAAAGTTTGAAAGATGTAATGCGCGTTGTGATGAACGAGAGAAATGCCGACCGTTTGGAGGTAAGGTGGTAGTATTCGGGAAAGATTTTCGCCAAACTCTACCGGTTGTCTCCAAAGGAAGTAGAGCAGACATTGTGCGTGCATCTCATTGTTCATCGTATTTGTGGCCTTCCTGCAAGGTATTCTTCCTTAATAACCATACCAATATATATGTCTAACAACGTTATTAGTTACAAcgatttttaaaaattaaatatataaatataatattttaatttgtcCAGGTGCTTAGACTGAC contains the following coding sequences:
- the LOC141651143 gene encoding uncharacterized protein LOC141651143; translated protein: MAIDTAKATNMLSRRHRQITTNALILAKATNMLKNYHLPDEQPVVFDNDNFIDDVVDKSSMGVSQFLNWMGCNSSEQWDMQVAKELLYCKFPTKFVWKKKERQWSLRKKGFTIGRLVHVPPNCGEPYFMRIVLNHVKGPKCFEDIKTVDEVVCPTFREACYKLGLIGDDREYFDAIKQAADWGSGFYLRNLFSTYYSLLKNYALMDIESSLQLNGGNLTRFQAVASSGIAATLIPGGVTAHSRLSIPLNVNEDSTCSRIKPGGDLTELLIRAKLIIWDDAPMTHKHSFEAVDKSLKDVMRVVMNERNADRLEVLRLTKNMCLQVGRTSDNVDDIRKFSEWILEIGDGLVGCENDGEVDLQFPDDLLIQQVADPIASIVNVTYPDLQSRLWNPDYPQERAILAPTHKIVEAVNNYVLSKIDEVIYLSSDEVSSDDRGMGDPDLHSIEYLNSIKCSGLLNHQLKLKVGAMVMLLRNIDQSRGLCNGTRLIVTDLALRVIRCTVLTGSHKGDHVHIARLTLTPSDFSKFPVRFSRRQFPIAVCFAMTL